TGATAAGTAGAAAAAGAAATCCATTCTATTAATTTATTTTTAAATAATCCCCCTAAAGCTAATAACATTAAACTAACTGTACAATTTCCTCCAACAAAAGTTTTTATTCCTTTATTAAGAGATTTTATGATTTCTTCTCTATTAATAGGATCCAAAATAATTATTGATTCATCTTTCATTCTTAAATCTGAAGCAGCATCTACCCAATATCCTTTCCAACCGCATTTTCTTAATTTATAATATACTTGATTTGTATAAGCGCTTCCTTGACAAGTTAAAATAATATCTAACTCTTTTAATTCTTCTAAATTATAAGCATCTTTTAAAAATTTATTTTTAAAAAAATTATTTAAATAAAGATTATTAAAACCTACTTGAGAAGTAGAAAAAAACACAAATTTAAAATTTTTAAAATCTTTTTTTTTAATAATTCTTTCTAATAATACAGATCCTACAAGCCCTCTCCATCCAACAAAACCTACTATTTTTTTCATAATATTAACCAAATTATAATTTTATTAAAAATTTTTTATATATTTTTTTTTAATAAAATTTTTTTCTATAAGAACTAAAAAATAATTTATTAAATAAAAAATAATAAACAAATCTATGAAGTTTTTATTATACACTGTCTTTAAAAAAATAATCGTTGAAAAATACTATTTATTAAAATAAAAATTATAATAAAGAAATTAATCATATATAATTAAAATTATATATAAATTTATAAAAAAAGTTATTTTCTAAAAAATAGGAAACAAGTTAATGAAACAAATGATTTCAACTATTATATTACTAGTTTTAATTATGGATCCATTAGGAAATCTTCCCATATTTATGACTGTTTTAAAAAAATTTAATTCTAAAAAAAGAAAAATCATATTAATTAGAGAAATGTGTATTGCTTTATTAATTATGTTAATATTTTTATTTTCTGGAGAAAATATTCTTTCTTTTTTAAATCTTAAAACAGAAACAGTTTCTATATCTGGAGGAATTATTTTATTTTTTATTGCTATTCAAATGATTTTTCCAAATAATAATATCGAAGATTCTAAAGTTGATTCTAAAGATGAGCCATTTTTAGTTCCTCTTGCTATACCTTTAGTAGCTGGTCCTTCTGTTTTAGCAACTTTAATGTTATTATCACATCAAAATTCTACTCATATAAACATTCTTCTTATATCATTATTTATTGCTTGGTTTATCACTCTAATAATCCTTTTAATGTCTGATTTATTCTTAAATATATTTGGAAAAAAAGTAGTCAACGTACTTGAAAGATTAATGGGATTAATTTTAATTATGTTATCAACTCAAATGTTTCTTGATGGAATAAAAACATGGTTTCAAAGTTAATTTATAATTAAAATACTTCTAAAAAAATATTATAATTATTATTTATTAATATAATAAATAATATTTTCTATTAATAATTTACTGTAAAAATTTTAAAAATATTTAATATATAAGGAAAAAAAATGCTAATTAATAAAATAAAAAATATTAATATATATAAAAAAAAAATATTGATCCGATTAGATTTAAATGTTCCAATGAAAAAAAATATTATTACTTCAAATGAACGAATAAAATCTTCTTTTAAAGTAATAAAATTTGCTTTAAAAAATAAAGCAAAAATTATTATTTTGTCTCATCTTGGAAGACCTACTGAAGGATTTTTTGAAAAAAAATATTCTCTTTTTCCAATTGTACAATATTTAAGAAAAAAATTTAAAAACACTAATATTTATTTTAAAAAAGATATATATAAAAAATTTAAAATTAATTATGGAGAGATTTTAATTTTTGAAAATGTTAGATTTAATAAAGGAGAAAAAAAAAATGATGAAAAACTAGCAAAAAAATATGCTTCTTTATGTGATATATTTATTATGGATGCATTTGGAACAGCTCATAGAAAAGAAGCTTCTACTTATGGTGTAGGAATTTTTTCAAAAATATCATGTGCTGGACCTTTATTAACATCAGAAATAAAATCCCTTCAAAAATCTATAAAAAATCCAAAACGTCCTTTAGTAACAATATTAGGAGGATCTAAAATATCTACAAAATTTAATATTTTAAAAAATTTATGTAAAATTTCAGATACTGTAATAGTAGGAGGAGGAATAGCAAATACATTTTTAGCTATAAATAATAATATTGGAAAATCAATATGTGAAAAAAATTTTATTAATTTAGCTAAACAATTAAAAAAAAAATATAATATAATTATACCTATAGATTCAAAAATTATAAAAATCACAAAAAATATAAAAAAATATAAAATAAAAAATTCTAATTCAATAAAAAAAAATGAAGAAATTATGGATATAGGTAATAAAAGTATTCAAATAATAGAAAAAATCATAAAAAAAGCAAAAACAATTATTTGGAATGGCCCTGTAGGAGTATTTGAATCTTCTAAATTTAGAAATGGTACAAAAAAAATTGCTCGCGCAATAGCAAATAATAAAAAATCTTTTTCTCTTGCTGGTGGAGGAGATACATTAGCAGTTATAAATATGTTTAAAATAAAAAATAAAATTTCATATGTTTCAACTGGAGGAGGAGCATTTTTAGAATTTATTGAAGGAAAAACATTACCTGCTATTAAAATGTTACAAAAAAAATACATTAATAAATAAATTTTTAACTAATAGGAATTTAAAAAAATATGAAAAATAATTTAAAAAATTTTAAAAAAGGCGTTTTAAATGGAACTGAAACAAAGAAAATATTTAAATTAGCAAAAAAAAATAATTTTGCTATTCCAGCTATAAATTGTATTAATACTGATTCCATTAATTCAGTTTTACAAACAGCATCCGAAATTAAATCTCCTGTAATTATACAATTTTCATATGGAGGATCAATATTTATATCTGGTAAGAAAAATAATAAAAAAGAAATGTTTCAAGAAGCTATAGATGGAGCTGTATCTGGAGCAAAACATATTCATTTAGTTTCTAAACATTATAATATACCAATTATTATTCATACTGATCATTGTAATAAAGAGCTTTTACCTTGGGTTGACGGATTAATTAAAGTTGGAAAAAAATATTTTTCAAAAAAAGGTCGCCCTTTATTTTCATCACATATGTTAGATTTATCTCAAGAAAATTTAAAAACTAATATTAATTATTGTAGTAAATATCTTAAAAAACTAAAAAAAATAAATATGTTATTAGAAATAGAACTTGGTTGCACTGGAGGAGAAGAAGATGGAATAGACAATACAAAAATAGAAAAAAAATATCTATATACAAAACCAAAAGAAGTAAATTATGCATATAATAAATTATCTCTTATTGGTAAAAATTTTTCTATTGCAGCATCTTTTGGGAATGTTCATGGAGTATATAAAATAGGAAATGTAGAACTTAAACCAAAAATTTTAAAAAAATCACAAAAATATATTAAAAATAAAAATCATCTTAAAAAAAATAATCCACTAAATTTTGTTTTTCATGGAGGTTCTGGATCTTCTTTAAAAGATATTAAAAAATCTATTAAATATGGAGTAGTAAAAATAAATTTTGATACAGATATACAATGGTCATCATGGAAGGGTGTATTAAATTTTTATAAAAAAAATAAAAAATATCTTCAAAATCAATTAGGAAACCCCGAAGGAAAAAATAAACCTAACAAGAAATATTATGATCCAAGAAATTGGATACAACACTCTAAAGATTGTTCTTCTTTAAAATTAAAAAAAATATTTTTAAACTTAAATTCAATAAATTTATTATAATATAAAAAAACTATCACGATTTAAAATAATATTTTAAAAAAATAATTAAAAAAAATTATCTTTATAACATTAATATATTCGGATTTTTAACATGCTCAAATATACATTTATAATGACTGCAATAATTATTTTATTAGGTCGATTTAATCATTTTCAACCAACTTTTGTAATCGCAACATTAGGAACTTTAGGAATGACTGTAGGATTTACTCTACAAGGAACCATTGCAAACTTTACATCTGGAATTTTATTAAAAATTTTTAAACCTTTTGAAATAAAAGAATTTATTGGTTTAGACAAAATTTCCGGAACAGTTTTAAACATAGACTTGTTTTATACTGTACTAAAAACAATAGATGGAAAAATAGCAGTTGTTCCAAATAATAAAATTTTATTAGGAGACATTGTAAATTATACAAGATCTCCTATTCGAAGAAACGAATTTTTTATTAATGTTTCTTATCATAAAAATACAAAATTAATAGTGGATGTATTACAAAAAGTTTTAGATGAAGAAGATCGAGTAATGAAAAATAAAGATATAGTAATAGGATTAAATGAATTATCTCCTTATTCTTTAAATTTTGTTGTTAGATGTTGGAGCAAAACAGAAGAATTACAAAGTGTATATTGGGATTTAATGTTTGCTTTTAAAAAAGCCTTAGATAAAAATAATATACAAATTCCTACATATATTCATAACAATAATTTATTACCAAAAAAAAAAATAAACAAATCTAATAATTAAATTAATTTCTTTTATTTATTTTAAATAAAAAATAATTTAATTACCTAATAAACAATAACACTTTATTTTATAAAATTATTTATGATAAAAATTTATACTTCTAATAGTTTTAATAATTTAATAAAAAAAATGTGTTATATAATGAATATTAAATCTTCAGAAAAAATATTTATTAAAGAAATAATTGTTGTACCAGAATTAAAAATTTCAAAATTTATAAGACAAATTATCGAAAAAAAATTTGGAATTTTTTGTAATATTTCATTTTTTACTCCAGAAAAATTTATATTTTACATATTAGAATTATTTATAAATAAAAAAAAATATAAAAAATTTAATCAATCATATATTTTATGGAAACTAATGAGTTTACCTGAAAAATTCCAAAAAAAATATTTTTTTAAAAAAAAAGAAAATGAATTTAACAAATTTAAATATTTTAAAAATTTCTCAAAAATTTTTTATAAATATTTAATTTATAACACAAAATTAATAAAAAAATTAGAAAAAAATACAAAAAAAAACAAAAAAAAAATTTTTTTAAAACAACAAAAAATATGGAAAAAAATTAATAAAAATTTAAAAAATACCCATCATTATGTAAATTTAATAAAAAATTTTATGAAAAAATATTATTTAAAAAAAAATTTATATAAAAAATTACCTAATAGAATATTTATATTAAACCCAATTGATTTTCCTATTTCTTATTTTAATATTTTAAAAAAAATTAGTGAGAAACTAAAAATTTATTTTTTTTTGTACACTCCATTTAAAAAAATAAATAAAAAATCAATAATTAATTATAAAAAAAATTCAATAATATCTAATTGGATGAAATATGACTTAAAAAAAATAAAAAATATTTTATCTTTAACTAAAAACAAAAAAAATATTTATATAAAAAATAAAAATATTACTTTACTTGATAAACTAAAAAATAAAATTTTTTTTTTAAAAAACAATTCTATATATATAAATCAAAAAAAAGATAATTCAATATCAATACATGAATGCTATAATCATTTTAGAGAAATAGAAATTTTACAAGAAAATATTTTAAAAATTTTAAATAATACAAAAACTATACAACCTAAACACATAATTGTTAAATCTAAAAATATCCAAAAATATATTCCATATATAAATTCTATTTTTAATTCTGAAATAAAAAAAAATAACATACCTTATTTTATACATGAAAAAATATTTGATAAAAATAATCCTATTATATATATTTTCAATAAAATTTTATCATTACCTCAAAGTAAATTTAAAAATAAAAAAATACTAGATTATTTAAATTTTAAATTTATTTCAAAAAAATTTTTAATTTCACAAAAAGAACTTAAAATTATAAAAAAATGGATCTCATATACAAATATTTGTTGGGGAATTAATAAAAATCATAAAAAAAGTTTAAAACTTCCTGAAGAACATCAAAATACATGGAGTTATGGAATTAAAAAAATAATTTTAGGTTATGGAATGAAAAAAAAAAATAAAGTATGGAATAAAATATTTCCTTATAATATAAATGAAAAAAACCACATTCTAATACTAGAAAAATTAATTTTATTTATTAAAACATTAAAAAAATGGAAAAAAAAATTATCTACAAAAAAAAAATGTAAAACTTGGAAAAAAATATATAAAGAAATAATAAATGATTTTTTTTATACAAAAAAAATTAAAAAAAAACTAAAACATATAAAAAAAAATTGGAAATATTTATTAAAAAATATTCAAATTAGTTCATACAAAAAAAAAATATCTATAGATATTATAAAATATGAAATTAATAAAAAAATTAATATAATTTATAAACGTGAAAAAAAAAATAATAATATAATATTTACTAATTTTAATCTATTAAGGACAATACCATTTAAAATTACTTACATATTAGGAATGAATGAAAATTTTTTTAAAAATAAAACACAAGAAAGAGAAAATTTAATTCATTTATATAATAAAAAAGAAAATTTTAAAAAAAATACACAAGATTATTATATTTTTCTAGAATTATTAAGTTGTACTACAAAAAAACTAATAATAAGTTATATTAAAAACTCTTATGAAAATGAAAAAAATAATAAACCATCTATAATAATTTATCAATTAATAAAATATATAAAAAAAAATTTTTTAAAAGATTATAAAAAAATACAATTAATAAAAATTCACGAAAAATATAGTTTTTATAAAAAAAATTTTTATTTAAAAAATAAATTTAATAGTTTTAATAATTTTTGGAATATATCTAAAAATAAAAAAAAAATAATTAAAACAAATTTTTTTAAAAAAAATATTTATATAAAAAATTATAAAAAAATTAAATTTAAAAATTTTATTTTATTCTGGAAAAATCCAATAAACTATTTTTTTAATAAAATATTAAAAATATATTATAAAGAAAAATATATAAATTATTCAAATAATGAACCATTTTACATAGATAAAAAAAATCATTATTTATTAAATAAAAAAATATTAAATTATATAATTTTCAAAAAAAACTTAAAAAAATTATTCAATAAAATAAAATATTTAGGAATTTTACCTCATGGAAACCTAGGAAAAATTTATTTTAAACACCAAATAAAAAAAAATAATAAAATTTTTTTAAAAATTAAAAATATTAATTTTACTTTAAAAAATAAAAAATTCTTATTAAAAATAAAAAAATATAAAATATATGGAAAACTAAAAAATATCTCTTCTTTAAATGGTGTTGTACGCTGGAAATCTTTTAACTTAAATAATTTTGATAAAATTAGTTTATGGTTAAAACATATCATATACTGTGCTAATGGAGGTAAAAAAAATAGCATATATATTAGTTTAAATAAAAAAATAACTTTTAAAAACATTACAAAAAAAAAATCAAAAAAATATCTTTTAAAATATATTTATGGTTATATCCAAGGATTAAAAAATCCATTAATTATTACTAAAACAGGATTAAATTGGTTTGATTATGTATATGATAAAAAAATTCAAAATATTTCAAAAAATAAAAAAATTATAAAAAATAGTAAAAATAAAATTTTTGAAACATGGCATGGAAATAAATATATAATAGGAGAAAAAAAAGATTTATATATAAAAAAAATATTTAATTCACTAAATAAAAAATCTATAAAAAAAATATTTAGAATAACAAAATATTGGATGTACCCTATATATAAAAACATTCTATAATTATAAAAATTTTAGAAAAATTAAAAAAATAAAAAAAATGAAAAAAAAAAATAAACTTAAAAATATATTTTTGATTCCATTTAAAGGAATAAGAATGATTGAAGCTTCAGCAGGAACAGGAAAAACTTTTACAATTATACTTTTATATATTAGATTATTATTAGGAATTAATAATAAAAATAAGAAATATTCTATTAAAGAAATTTTAATAATAACTTATACAAATAATGCTAAATTAGAAATACAAAAAAGATTATCAAAAAATATTTATAAACTATATATAGATTGTCTATATAAAAAAACATATAATAAAAATTTTAAAAAAATATTTAAAAAAATTAAAAACTTTAAAAATTCAATTAATATATTAAAAAAATCTATTTCAAAAATAAATAATGCTCCAATTTACACTATTCATGGATTTTGTAAAAAAATACTGAAAGATTATAATCTAAATTATAAATATAATTTGACAGAAAAAATATATAATGAAAATAAAATATATGAAAAATCTACATACGATTTTTGGAGAAAATTTATTTTTCCACTAAATAAAGAAATTTCAAATTTAGTTTATAAATACTGGAAACATCCAAAAAATTTATTATCTGAAATTAATCCATGGTTAAATATTAAATCAAAAATTTTTATATACAAAAAAAAAAATATAATATTTTTAAAAAACATAATAAAAATATTAAAAAAATTAAGAAATTTAAAAAAAAATGGATTAAAATTAAATATTTTATAAAAAACTTTATATATACCGACAAATTAAATAAAAGAATTTATAATAAAAAAAACATTCAAAGATGGTTAAAAAAAATTACAAAATGGTCTATAAAAAAAACTAAAAACTATAATATACCAATAGAATTAAATTATTTTAAAAAAGAAAAAATATATGAAAATTTTAAAAATTTAAAAAAAATAAAAAATAATTATTATTTTTTAAAAATTATAAGCCAATTTTTAAAAAAAAAATTTTCATTAAAAAAAGAATTTTTATTCTATTCTATGAAAAAAATTAAAAAAATTTCTAATATTAAAAAAAAAAAATATTTTTGTTTTGATAATTTAATTAAATTTTTATTATCAAATCTAAAAAATAATAAAAATTTATCAGAATATATTGAAAAAAAGTTTCCAATAGCATTTATTGATGAATTTCAAGATACAGATCATCAACAATTTAAAATATTTAAAAAAATATATAAAAATAAAAAAAAATCATCTCTTATTCTTATTGGAGATCCCAAACAATCAATTTATAATTTTCGCGGAGCAGACATATTTTTTTATTTAAAAACTAAATCTAAAATATTAAAAAAATATACATTAAAAAAAAATTGGAGATCATCTGAAAAATTAATTAAAAATATTAATTTTTTATTTACTCGAATAAAAAATAGTTTTTTATTTAAAGAAATTATATATAAAAAATTAATTCCTTCTTCCCAATCAAAAAAAATAAAATTTTTAATAAAAAAAATAGAACAACCAACAATGACATTTTGGTTACAACCTGGAAAAAAAAAAACATTTCTTGAATATAACAAATGGATTTCAAAAAAATGCGCTGAAAATATTTTTTACTTAATCCAAAACATAAAAAAAAAAAAATCTATATTAAAAACATCAACAAAAAAAAAAAAATTAACTATAAAAGACATTTGTATTTTAGTAAAAAACTATAAAGAATATAAAATTATAAAATTAGAATTAAAAAAATTTAAAATTAACTCATATTATACTTCTGATAAAAAATCTATTTTTCATAAAATAGAAGTTAAAGAAATATTTTATATATTACAATCTATTTTAAAACAATCTAATGAATTTTATTTAAAACGAGCAATTTCTACTTCAATAATATTTAAAAATTCTTATATAATTTCTAAATTAACCAAAAAATATGAATTATGGTCTAAAATAAAAAAAAAATTTTATAATTATTTCAAAATATGGAAAAAACATGGAATTTTAAATTTAATAAAAAAAATTATTTATGAAAGTAATTTATATAAAAAATATTTTTTTAAAAATAAAAATAAAAAAAAAATACAAAATTTAA
The window above is part of the Buchnera aphidicola (Periphyllus testudinaceus) genome. Proteins encoded here:
- a CDS encoding mechanosensitive ion channel domain-containing protein yields the protein MLKYTFIMTAIIILLGRFNHFQPTFVIATLGTLGMTVGFTLQGTIANFTSGILLKIFKPFEIKEFIGLDKISGTVLNIDLFYTVLKTIDGKIAVVPNNKILLGDIVNYTRSPIRRNEFFINVSYHKNTKLIVDVLQKVLDEEDRVMKNKDIVIGLNELSPYSLNFVVRCWSKTEELQSVYWDLMFAFKKALDKNNIQIPTYIHNNNLLPKKKINKSNN
- the fbaA gene encoding class II fructose-bisphosphate aldolase, with product MKNNLKNFKKGVLNGTETKKIFKLAKKNNFAIPAINCINTDSINSVLQTASEIKSPVIIQFSYGGSIFISGKKNNKKEMFQEAIDGAVSGAKHIHLVSKHYNIPIIIHTDHCNKELLPWVDGLIKVGKKYFSKKGRPLFSSHMLDLSQENLKTNINYCSKYLKKLKKINMLLEIELGCTGGEEDGIDNTKIEKKYLYTKPKEVNYAYNKLSLIGKNFSIAASFGNVHGVYKIGNVELKPKILKKSQKYIKNKNHLKKNNPLNFVFHGGSGSSLKDIKKSIKYGVVKINFDTDIQWSSWKGVLNFYKKNKKYLQNQLGNPEGKNKPNKKYYDPRNWIQHSKDCSSLKLKKIFLNLNSINLL
- a CDS encoding phosphoglycerate kinase, with protein sequence MLINKIKNINIYKKKILIRLDLNVPMKKNIITSNERIKSSFKVIKFALKNKAKIIILSHLGRPTEGFFEKKYSLFPIVQYLRKKFKNTNIYFKKDIYKKFKINYGEILIFENVRFNKGEKKNDEKLAKKYASLCDIFIMDAFGTAHRKEASTYGVGIFSKISCAGPLLTSEIKSLQKSIKNPKRPLVTILGGSKISTKFNILKNLCKISDTVIVGGGIANTFLAINNNIGKSICEKNFINLAKQLKKKYNIIIPIDSKIIKITKNIKKYKIKNSNSIKKNEEIMDIGNKSIQIIEKIIKKAKTIIWNGPVGVFESSKFRNGTKKIARAIANNKKSFSLAGGGDTLAVINMFKIKNKISYVSTGGGAFLEFIEGKTLPAIKMLQKKYINK
- a CDS encoding exodeoxyribonuclease V subunit gamma, translating into MIKIYTSNSFNNLIKKMCYIMNIKSSEKIFIKEIIVVPELKISKFIRQIIEKKFGIFCNISFFTPEKFIFYILELFINKKKYKKFNQSYILWKLMSLPEKFQKKYFFKKKENEFNKFKYFKNFSKIFYKYLIYNTKLIKKLEKNTKKNKKKIFLKQQKIWKKINKNLKNTHHYVNLIKNFMKKYYLKKNLYKKLPNRIFILNPIDFPISYFNILKKISEKLKIYFFLYTPFKKINKKSIINYKKNSIISNWMKYDLKKIKNILSLTKNKKNIYIKNKNITLLDKLKNKIFFLKNNSIYINQKKDNSISIHECYNHFREIEILQENILKILNNTKTIQPKHIIVKSKNIQKYIPYINSIFNSEIKKNNIPYFIHEKIFDKNNPIIYIFNKILSLPQSKFKNKKILDYLNFKFISKKFLISQKELKIIKKWISYTNICWGINKNHKKSLKLPEEHQNTWSYGIKKIILGYGMKKKNKVWNKIFPYNINEKNHILILEKLILFIKTLKKWKKKLSTKKKCKTWKKIYKEIINDFFYTKKIKKKLKHIKKNWKYLLKNIQISSYKKKISIDIIKYEINKKINIIYKREKKNNNIIFTNFNLLRTIPFKITYILGMNENFFKNKTQERENLIHLYNKKENFKKNTQDYYIFLELLSCTTKKLIISYIKNSYENEKNNKPSIIIYQLIKYIKKNFLKDYKKIQLIKIHEKYSFYKKNFYLKNKFNSFNNFWNISKNKKKIIKTNFFKKNIYIKNYKKIKFKNFILFWKNPINYFFNKILKIYYKEKYINYSNNEPFYIDKKNHYLLNKKILNYIIFKKNLKKLFNKIKYLGILPHGNLGKIYFKHQIKKNNKIFLKIKNINFTLKNKKFLLKIKKYKIYGKLKNISSLNGVVRWKSFNLNNFDKISLWLKHIIYCANGGKKNSIYISLNKKITFKNITKKKSKKYLLKYIYGYIQGLKNPLIITKTGLNWFDYVYDKKIQNISKNKKIIKNSKNKIFETWHGNKYIIGEKKDLYIKKIFNSLNKKSIKKIFRITKYWMYPIYKNIL
- a CDS encoding UvrD-helicase domain-containing protein; this translates as MKKKNKLKNIFLIPFKGIRMIEASAGTGKTFTIILLYIRLLLGINNKNKKYSIKEILIITYTNNAKLEIQKRLSKNIYKLYIDCLYKKTYNKNFKKIFKKIKNFKNSINILKKSISKINNAPIYTIHGFCKKILKDYNLNYKYNLTEKIYNENKIYEKSTYDFWRKFIFPLNKEISNLVYKYWKHPKNLLSEINPWLNIKSKIFIYKKKNIIFLKNIIKILKKLRNLKKNGLKLNIL
- a CDS encoding YhgN family NAAT transporter; translated protein: MKQMISTIILLVLIMDPLGNLPIFMTVLKKFNSKKRKIILIREMCIALLIMLIFLFSGENILSFLNLKTETVSISGGIILFFIAIQMIFPNNNIEDSKVDSKDEPFLVPLAIPLVAGPSVLATLMLLSHQNSTHINILLISLFIAWFITLIILLMSDLFLNIFGKKVVNVLERLMGLILIMLSTQMFLDGIKTWFQS